One Methanobacterium sp. genomic region harbors:
- a CDS encoding response regulator gives MNSKPIKILLIEDNREDAVIIREMLKETQNISFELNHVDRLKNGFESLFNDTFDVLLLDLNLPDSWGFDTFIRTYDQTPELPIVIMSGFDDEDIAVKAVREGAQDYLIKGQIDGRLLARSISYAIERKETEKELMKSHKDQRELIEWHEKELLETERKLQEEIEERENVENKLIDALKAVEIERSKLDTLINNLSVGILIVEASSGKPLIKNKKLEDIWIDCLEIEELAEYCYYNCSHPDGRPYELEDWPLTRSITSGEEVEEEKIIISKEDGTKSVVISSSVPIRDNNGQIVMGMSIFSDGD, from the coding sequence ATGAATAGTAAACCTATCAAAATTTTATTAATAGAGGATAACAGAGAAGATGCTGTAATCATAAGGGAAATGTTAAAAGAAACACAAAATATCTCGTTTGAATTGAATCATGTTGATAGACTTAAAAATGGATTTGAAAGTCTTTTTAATGATACATTTGATGTTTTACTTCTTGATTTAAATTTACCTGACAGCTGGGGATTTGATACTTTTATTAGAACTTATGATCAGACCCCCGAGTTACCCATAGTAATTATGAGTGGATTTGATGATGAAGATATCGCCGTTAAGGCTGTTCGTGAAGGTGCACAGGATTATCTAATTAAAGGACAAATTGACGGTCGTCTATTGGCTCGTTCAATTTCTTACGCTATTGAACGTAAAGAAACTGAAAAAGAATTAATGAAAAGCCATAAAGATCAAAGAGAACTGATTGAATGGCATGAAAAAGAACTGCTTGAAACAGAAAGAAAACTGCAGGAAGAAATTGAAGAAAGGGAAAATGTAGAAAATAAATTGATTGATGCGCTCAAAGCTGTAGAAATAGAAAGATCAAAACTGGATACTCTAATCAACAATTTATCTGTTGGAATTTTAATTGTAGAAGCCTCTTCGGGTAAACCTCTTATTAAAAATAAAAAATTGGAGGATATCTGGATTGATTGTTTAGAGATAGAAGAACTTGCAGAATACTGCTATTACAATTGTTCCCACCCTGATGGGAGGCCCTATGAACTTGAAGACTGGCCGTTAACACGTTCTATTACAAGCGGCGAAGAAGTTGAAGAAGAAAAGATCATTATTTCAAAGGAAGACGGTACAAAAAGCGTAGTAATTAGCAGTTCTGTACCTATACGTGATAATAACGGCCAGATAGTAATGGGAATGTCTATTTTCTCAGATGGAGATTAA